From a single Methylosinus sp. H3A genomic region:
- a CDS encoding phasin family protein, whose translation MANLNFDEFRDLGKYQLDAFNTASSSTAKSLRAIAAEATDYSKQSLDNGRAYFEKLLRVQKIDDIVQLQSEFYRNAYGDFFARASRVGELYSNLAKEAFVSAQTASEQATKAATEATSKIVADIGEQTQQLAAKARENATKE comes from the coding sequence ATGGCCAATCTGAATTTCGACGAGTTTCGCGATCTCGGCAAATATCAGCTCGACGCCTTCAACACGGCGAGCAGCTCGACCGCCAAGAGCCTGCGCGCGATCGCGGCGGAGGCGACCGATTATTCCAAGCAATCGCTCGACAATGGCCGCGCCTATTTCGAGAAGCTGCTGCGCGTGCAGAAGATCGACGACATCGTGCAATTGCAGTCGGAATTCTACCGCAACGCCTATGGCGATTTCTTCGCCCGCGCCTCGCGCGTCGGCGAGCTCTATTCCAATCTCGCCAAAGAGGCCTTCGTCTCCGCCCAGACGGCGAGCGAGCAGGCGACCAAAGCGGCCACGGAGGCGACCAGCAAGATCGTCGCCGACATCGGCGAGCAGACCCAGCAATTGGCCGCCAAGGCGCGGGAGAACGCGACAAAGGAGTAA
- a CDS encoding potassium transporter Kup gives MDPNVARDAAGSSTRSDTEGPAATQPTLHAERPANMAALIVGSIGVVYGDIGTSPLYALRESLAHAKSGGLGEDVVIGTISLLIFALIFTVTAKYVFFLMRADNRGEGGILSLMALAQNALGRRATPVFLFGVAGAALFSGDAIITPAISVLSAVEGLAIVDPRFGEFVFPITVAILVSLFWGQSHGTARVAALFGPVMAVFFVVIAVLGALHIGDAPQVLHAFDPRRGFVFLLNHGWIGFAVLGSVFLVVTGAEALYADMGHFGRAPIQIAWIFFVLPSLFLNYLGQGALILADPKAIENPFFLLAPEWALLPLVILSTVATVIASQAVITGAFSIVRQAIQLGLLPRLEITHTSATQEGQIYIGRVNRLLLIGVLVLVTAFKSSSALASAYGIAVTGTMVTTTALAFIVVWRKWRWPLWAAALFILAFLTVDLAFLAANLMKVVEGGWVPLLLGGCSMVVMWTWVRGTALLAEKTHRDSIPICDLIAMLEKSKPTRVPGTAIFLTSDPNVAPTALLHNLKHNKVLHERVLVICVNTEDTPRVPPEKRFEIEKLSHDFTRATLHYGYMESPRVPAALAAMRKAGVKYDIMTTSFFLGRRSIKESPASEMPAWQDRLYVALTKQSANATDFFSIPTDRVVELGAQLTI, from the coding sequence ATGGATCCCAATGTGGCGCGTGACGCGGCGGGCTCTTCCACTCGAAGCGACACGGAGGGGCCCGCGGCGACGCAGCCGACGCTCCATGCGGAGCGCCCGGCGAATATGGCGGCGCTCATCGTCGGCTCCATCGGCGTCGTCTATGGCGATATCGGCACCAGCCCGCTCTACGCGCTGCGCGAGTCGCTCGCCCACGCCAAATCCGGCGGCCTCGGCGAGGACGTCGTCATCGGGACGATCTCGCTGCTCATTTTCGCGCTGATCTTCACGGTCACGGCGAAATATGTGTTCTTCCTGATGCGCGCGGACAATCGCGGCGAGGGCGGCATTCTCTCGCTGATGGCGCTGGCGCAAAATGCGCTGGGGCGGCGTGCGACGCCGGTCTTCCTGTTCGGCGTCGCCGGCGCGGCGCTGTTCTCGGGCGACGCGATCATCACCCCGGCGATCTCCGTGCTCTCGGCGGTCGAGGGCCTCGCGATCGTCGATCCGCGATTCGGCGAATTCGTCTTTCCCATCACAGTGGCGATTCTCGTCTCGCTGTTCTGGGGGCAGAGCCATGGCACGGCCCGCGTCGCGGCGCTGTTCGGCCCGGTGATGGCGGTCTTCTTCGTCGTGATAGCCGTGCTCGGCGCCTTACATATCGGCGACGCGCCGCAGGTATTGCACGCTTTCGATCCGCGCCGCGGCTTCGTTTTCCTGCTGAATCACGGCTGGATCGGCTTCGCCGTGCTCGGCTCGGTCTTCCTCGTCGTCACCGGCGCCGAGGCGCTCTACGCCGATATGGGCCATTTCGGCCGCGCGCCGATCCAGATCGCCTGGATTTTCTTCGTGCTGCCGTCGCTGTTCCTCAATTATCTCGGCCAGGGCGCGCTGATCCTCGCCGATCCGAAGGCGATCGAGAATCCCTTCTTCCTGCTCGCCCCCGAATGGGCGCTGCTGCCGCTCGTCATTCTCTCGACGGTGGCGACCGTCATCGCCAGCCAGGCGGTCATCACCGGCGCCTTCTCGATCGTGCGTCAGGCGATTCAGCTCGGCCTGCTGCCCCGTCTCGAGATCACCCACACCTCCGCGACGCAGGAGGGGCAGATCTATATCGGCCGCGTCAATCGGCTGCTGCTCATCGGCGTGCTGGTGCTGGTCACTGCGTTCAAGAGCTCGAGCGCGCTCGCCTCCGCCTATGGCATCGCCGTCACCGGCACGATGGTGACGACGACGGCGCTCGCCTTCATCGTGGTGTGGCGCAAATGGCGCTGGCCGCTGTGGGCGGCGGCGCTGTTCATCCTCGCCTTTCTCACCGTCGATCTCGCCTTCCTCGCCGCCAATCTCATGAAAGTGGTCGAGGGCGGCTGGGTTCCGCTGCTGCTCGGCGGCTGCTCCATGGTGGTGATGTGGACCTGGGTGCGCGGCACGGCGCTGCTCGCCGAGAAGACGCATCGCGATTCGATCCCCATCTGCGATCTCATCGCCATGCTGGAGAAATCCAAGCCGACGCGCGTGCCCGGCACGGCGATCTTTTTGACCAGCGACCCCAATGTCGCGCCCACTGCGCTGCTGCATAATCTCAAGCACAATAAAGTGCTGCACGAGCGCGTGCTGGTCATTTGCGTGAACACGGAGGACACGCCGCGCGTGCCGCCGGAAAAGCGCTTCGAGATCGAGAAATTGTCGCACGACTTCACCCGCGCGACGCTGCATTACGGCTATATGGAAAGTCCGCGCGTGCCGGCGGCGCTCGCGGCCATGCGCAAGGCGGGCGTCAAATACGACATTATGACCACCTCCTTCTTCCTCGGCCGGCGCTCGATCAAGGAGAGCCCGGCCTCGGAAATGCCGGCATGGCAGGACAGGCTCTATGTCGCCCTGACCAAGCAATCGGCCAACGCCACCGACTTCTTCTCCATCCCGACCGATCGCGTCGTCGAGCTCGGCGCTCAGCTCACGATCTGA
- a CDS encoding glycosyltransferase, translating to MIAIVLGGAGLLIWLYLLLGHGGFWRLAEHDRRFAPAGAAVSPGTRVVAVIPARDEADVAATGLRSLFRQQFSGRLEIVLVDDESSDGTAEVARACASEEGAQDRLTVLQGRPEQGWTGKLAAMDRGFAHVLSCGVSPDFVLFCDADIAFAPGLVERLVAGAAARGTVLSSLMVELRCESLAERWFVPAFVFFFQMLYPFSRVNDPKSPVAAAAGGVMLVRPAALEEAGGLQQIRGALIDDCALGKLMKKQGPIWLGLTDDAWSLRPYPHLRDIEQMVTRSAYAQLGYSPWRLAGAVAGMVVVYLAPPILAFTAPEPAAYLALVAYFLMAQSYMPSLRFYGRNRLGAFALPAVAACYTWFTILSAWRHGRGRGGAWKGRYQAP from the coding sequence ATGATCGCGATTGTCCTCGGAGGCGCCGGCCTCCTCATCTGGCTCTACCTCCTCCTCGGCCATGGCGGCTTCTGGCGCCTCGCCGAGCATGACCGCCGTTTCGCCCCCGCGGGCGCCGCCGTTTCGCCGGGGACGCGCGTCGTCGCCGTCATTCCGGCGCGCGACGAGGCCGATGTCGCCGCGACAGGCCTGCGCTCGCTGTTTCGGCAGCAATTCTCCGGGCGGCTCGAGATCGTGCTCGTCGACGACGAGAGCTCCGACGGCACGGCGGAGGTCGCGCGCGCCTGCGCCAGCGAGGAAGGAGCGCAGGATCGGTTGACCGTGCTCCAGGGGCGACCGGAGCAGGGCTGGACCGGCAAGCTCGCGGCCATGGACCGCGGCTTTGCTCATGTGCTCTCCTGCGGGGTCTCGCCCGATTTCGTGCTGTTCTGCGACGCCGACATCGCCTTCGCCCCCGGCCTCGTCGAGCGGCTGGTCGCCGGCGCGGCGGCGCGGGGAACCGTGCTCTCCTCGCTGATGGTCGAGCTGCGCTGCGAGAGCCTCGCCGAGCGCTGGTTCGTTCCGGCCTTCGTCTTTTTCTTCCAGATGCTCTATCCCTTCTCGCGTGTGAATGATCCCAAAAGCCCGGTCGCGGCGGCGGCGGGCGGGGTGATGCTGGTCCGTCCCGCGGCGCTCGAGGAGGCCGGCGGCCTGCAGCAGATCCGCGGCGCGCTCATCGACGATTGCGCGCTCGGCAAGCTCATGAAGAAGCAGGGGCCGATCTGGCTCGGCCTCACCGACGACGCCTGGAGCTTGCGGCCCTATCCGCATTTGCGCGATATCGAGCAGATGGTGACCCGCTCCGCCTATGCGCAATTGGGCTATTCCCCCTGGCGGCTGGCGGGCGCGGTGGCCGGAATGGTCGTCGTCTATCTGGCGCCGCCGATCCTCGCCTTCACGGCGCCGGAGCCGGCCGCCTATCTCGCCCTCGTCGCCTATTTCCTGATGGCGCAGTCCTATATGCCGTCTCTGCGATTTTACGGACGCAATCGGCTCGGCGCCTTCGCCTTGCCCGCGGTCGCCGCCTGCTATACGTGGTTCACCATACTGTCCGCTTGGCGGCATGGACGCGGGCGCGGCGGCGCCTGGAAGGGTCGCTATCAGGCCCCCTGA
- the hpnC gene encoding squalene synthase HpnC has product MSDIAAAGSGKGHKDENFPVASLFAPRHRAAVLAFYDFVRAADDISDHVTLPGEQKIAMLDRMEAALLGSGEDIPVAAKLRAELAERGLEPRHAQDLLIAFRRDVTQLRYRDWDDLIDYCRYSAMPVGRFVLDVHGEDRATTWGPNDALCAALQIINHLQDCAKDYRGLDRVYLPQDALAANGASVEMLSAERASPQLAATLRVLAERTQELLRESAPFADRIADTRLAMEVGAIQRLAETLTARLLVADPLSEKVHAAKGVFLLTALAGAGTVLLRRLLWPRAASAASAAR; this is encoded by the coding sequence ATGAGCGACATCGCCGCCGCCGGATCGGGGAAGGGGCATAAGGACGAGAATTTCCCCGTCGCCTCTCTCTTCGCGCCGCGACACCGCGCGGCCGTCCTGGCGTTTTACGATTTCGTGCGCGCGGCGGACGATATCTCCGACCACGTGACGCTCCCGGGCGAGCAGAAGATCGCCATGCTGGACCGCATGGAGGCGGCGCTGCTGGGCTCGGGCGAGGATATTCCCGTCGCGGCAAAGCTCCGCGCGGAACTCGCCGAGCGCGGCCTCGAGCCCCGCCATGCGCAGGATCTGCTCATCGCCTTCCGTCGCGACGTGACGCAATTGCGCTATCGCGATTGGGACGATCTCATCGATTACTGCCGCTATTCCGCCATGCCGGTCGGCCGCTTCGTGCTGGACGTTCATGGCGAGGATCGCGCGACGACCTGGGGGCCGAATGACGCGCTCTGCGCGGCGTTGCAGATCATCAATCACCTTCAGGACTGCGCGAAGGATTATCGCGGCCTCGACCGCGTCTATCTGCCGCAGGACGCGCTCGCCGCCAATGGCGCGAGCGTCGAGATGCTTTCCGCCGAGCGCGCCTCGCCGCAGCTCGCTGCGACTTTGCGCGTGCTGGCGGAGCGCACGCAGGAACTGCTGAGAGAGAGCGCGCCTTTCGCCGATCGCATCGCCGATACGCGGCTCGCCATGGAAGTGGGCGCGATCCAGCGCCTCGCCGAGACGCTGACGGCGCGCCTTCTCGTCGCCGATCCGTTGAGCGAGAAAGTTCACGCCGCCAAGGGCGTGTTCCTGCTCACCGCGCTCGCCGGGGCCGGAACGGTGCTGCTGCGCCGGCTGCTGTGGCCGCGCGCCGCCTCCGCCGCGAGCGCCGCGCGATGA
- the hpnD gene encoding presqualene diphosphate synthase HpnD produces MSMETIAPEAPRVAAKSSFYLAMRILEPERRDAMYAIYGFCRAVDDIADEEGDRALRLSQLDDWRRDLDALYAGRTHQRCADLARPVRRFGLERADFEAVIDGMAMDVVEDIRAPEWDRLDLYCDHVASAVGRLSVRVFGLADEADCAGGALPTKARMLAYHMGRALQLTNILRDLDEDEARGRLYLPREALAAAGVTNFARGAVLAHPGLPDVCTAVAERARKHYAESELLMRVSPQRAVKAPYLMATAYRSVLDRLVARGFAPPREPVSASRTKVLLALLRFALT; encoded by the coding sequence ATGAGCATGGAGACAATCGCTCCCGAGGCGCCGCGGGTCGCCGCGAAAAGCTCCTTCTATCTCGCCATGCGCATTCTCGAGCCCGAGCGGCGCGACGCAATGTATGCGATCTATGGCTTCTGCCGCGCCGTCGACGATATCGCCGACGAGGAGGGCGACCGCGCCCTGCGCCTCTCGCAGCTCGATGATTGGCGGCGCGATCTCGACGCGCTCTACGCCGGCCGCACGCATCAGCGCTGCGCCGATCTGGCGCGGCCTGTGCGCCGCTTCGGCCTCGAGCGCGCCGATTTCGAGGCCGTCATCGACGGCATGGCGATGGATGTCGTCGAGGATATTCGCGCGCCGGAATGGGATCGGCTCGATCTCTATTGCGACCATGTCGCGAGCGCCGTGGGGCGGCTGTCGGTGCGCGTCTTCGGCCTCGCCGACGAGGCGGATTGCGCGGGCGGCGCGCTGCCGACCAAAGCGCGCATGCTCGCCTATCACATGGGCCGCGCCTTGCAGCTCACCAATATTCTGCGCGATCTCGACGAGGACGAGGCGCGCGGGCGCCTCTATCTGCCCCGCGAGGCGCTGGCGGCTGCCGGCGTCACGAATTTCGCGCGCGGCGCGGTGTTGGCGCATCCGGGCCTGCCGGATGTCTGCACGGCGGTGGCCGAGCGCGCGCGCAAGCATTATGCGGAATCGGAGCTTCTCATGCGCGTCTCGCCGCAGCGCGCGGTGAAGGCGCCTTATCTGATGGCGACGGCCTATCGCTCCGTTCTCGATCGTCTGGTGGCGCGCGGCTTTGCGCCGCCGCGCGAGCCGGTCTCCGCCTCGCGGACGAAAGTCCTGCTGGCCCTGCTCAGATTCGCGCTGACGTGA
- the hpnE gene encoding hydroxysqualene dehydroxylase HpnE, producing the protein MTGTTHIVGAGLAGLSCAIRLTDEGRGVALYEAARMAGGRCRSYYDSSLDLTIDNGNHLLLSGNSTALDYARRIGSVGELVGPKECAFDFLDTRDGTRWRMRPNSSRLPWWIFVRDRRVPGTSPGDYLGAIGILLAKKGATIGEAMNCSGTLYERLWGPVLLSALNTEPRDSSAALAAAVLRETLAAGGAACRPLVARRGLGTAFIEPALTTLAARGAAPRFAARLKGIEFAGERAVALDFGDEKIALGENDRVVLAVPPWAAQELLPGLVAPDDFRGIINAHFKIAPPPSQPALLGMIGSLTEWLFAFEDRLSVTISGADRLMDESRESLAERIWAEVAAATGLPAALPQWQIVKEKRATFAATPAQQERRPGAQTSWRNLLLAGDWTATGLPATIEGAIRSGYRAAELAGRS; encoded by the coding sequence GTGACCGGAACCACGCATATTGTCGGCGCGGGTCTCGCCGGCCTCTCCTGCGCCATTCGCCTGACCGACGAGGGCCGCGGCGTCGCGCTCTATGAAGCCGCGCGCATGGCGGGCGGGCGGTGCCGCTCCTATTATGATTCCAGCCTCGATCTCACCATCGACAATGGCAATCATCTGCTGCTCTCCGGCAATTCCACGGCGCTGGATTACGCCCGTCGCATCGGCTCGGTCGGCGAGCTCGTCGGGCCGAAGGAGTGCGCCTTCGATTTTCTCGACACGCGCGACGGAACGCGCTGGCGCATGAGGCCCAATTCCTCGCGCCTGCCCTGGTGGATTTTCGTGCGCGATCGCCGCGTTCCCGGAACATCGCCCGGCGATTACCTCGGAGCGATCGGCATTCTCCTCGCCAAAAAAGGCGCGACGATCGGCGAGGCGATGAATTGCTCCGGCACGCTCTATGAGCGGCTGTGGGGCCCGGTGCTGCTCTCCGCGCTCAACACAGAGCCGCGCGACTCCTCCGCCGCGCTCGCCGCCGCCGTGCTGCGGGAGACGCTTGCCGCCGGCGGCGCCGCCTGCCGTCCGCTGGTCGCGCGGCGCGGGCTCGGGACCGCCTTCATCGAGCCGGCGCTGACGACGCTCGCCGCGCGCGGCGCCGCGCCACGCTTCGCCGCGCGGCTGAAGGGAATCGAGTTTGCGGGCGAGCGCGCCGTGGCGCTCGATTTCGGCGACGAGAAAATCGCGCTCGGCGAGAATGATCGGGTCGTGCTCGCCGTCCCGCCTTGGGCGGCGCAGGAGCTGCTTCCCGGTCTCGTGGCGCCGGATGATTTCCGCGGCATCATCAACGCGCATTTCAAGATCGCGCCGCCGCCCAGCCAGCCGGCGCTGCTCGGCATGATCGGCTCGCTCACCGAATGGCTGTTCGCTTTCGAGGACCGTCTCTCGGTGACGATCAGCGGCGCCGATCGGCTGATGGACGAGTCCCGCGAGAGCCTCGCCGAGCGCATCTGGGCCGAGGTCGCCGCCGCCACGGGCCTGCCCGCGGCGCTGCCGCAATGGCAGATCGTGAAGGAGAAACGCGCGACCTTCGCCGCGACGCCGGCGCAGCAAGAACGCCGACCCGGCGCGCAGACGAGCTGGCGCAATCTCCTGCTCGCCGGCGATTGGACGGCGACCGGCCTGCCGGCGACGATCGAAGGGGCGATAAGGTCGGGCTATCGCGCGGCGGAACTCGCGGGGCGCTCGTAA
- the phoB gene encoding phosphate regulon transcriptional regulator PhoB → MNEIRVATPRDTPHDRAPRILVVEDEAALALLLAYNLESEGFQVEHVERGDEAEIRLAESVPDLVILDWMLPGVSGLEICRRLRARDDTRTMPIIMLTARGDENERVRGLSVGADDYVVKPFSTPELMARVHALLRRARPERVATRLVAGDIDLDRETRRVKRGGREIHLGPTEFRLLEYLMEKPGRVFSRAQLLDSVWGLSAEIDERTVDVHVGRLRKAIIRGREKDPIRTVRGTGYSFDETFGRN, encoded by the coding sequence ATGAACGAAATACGCGTCGCAACGCCGCGCGACACGCCGCACGACCGCGCGCCGCGCATTCTCGTTGTCGAGGACGAGGCGGCGCTCGCGTTGCTTCTCGCTTATAATCTCGAATCCGAAGGCTTCCAGGTCGAGCATGTGGAGCGCGGCGACGAGGCGGAGATCCGCCTCGCCGAATCGGTTCCCGACCTCGTTATTCTCGACTGGATGCTGCCCGGCGTCTCGGGGCTGGAAATCTGCCGGCGGCTGCGCGCCCGCGACGACACGCGCACCATGCCGATCATAATGCTGACCGCGCGCGGCGACGAGAATGAGCGGGTGCGCGGACTCTCCGTCGGCGCCGACGATTATGTGGTGAAACCCTTCTCGACGCCGGAACTGATGGCGCGCGTGCATGCGCTGCTGCGCCGTGCGCGGCCGGAGCGCGTGGCGACGCGCCTCGTCGCCGGCGACATAGACCTCGACCGCGAGACGCGGCGCGTGAAGCGCGGCGGGCGCGAGATTCATCTCGGGCCGACGGAGTTTCGCCTGCTCGAATATCTGATGGAGAAGCCCGGCCGCGTCTTCTCGCGCGCGCAATTGCTGGACAGCGTGTGGGGGCTCTCGGCGGAGATCGACGAGCGCACCGTCGACGTGCATGTCGGACGTCTGCGCAAGGCGATCATCCGCGGCCGCGAGAAAGACCCGATTCGCACCGTGCGCGGCACCGGCTATTCCTTCGACGAGACCTTTGGAAGGAATTGA
- the phoU gene encoding phosphate signaling complex protein PhoU, with translation MSEHIVSSYDRDLEVLGRRIAEMGGIAEKMLAEAMDALANFDIELAHRVVATDQRLDALQREIEENAILTIARRQPLAIDLRECIAAMRIAADLERVGDLAKSIAKRTVKILSEARVPRAVIGLKTMAEVAAMQLKDVLDAYAQRDVERARAVWTNDSELDALEDSVFRDLLTFMMEDPRNISFCTHLLFCSKNIERIGDHTTNVAETIVYLVTGEAMPTDRPKGKSSVVGASAETDEPSQ, from the coding sequence ATGAGCGAACATATCGTCAGCTCCTATGACCGCGACCTCGAGGTGCTCGGCCGCAGAATCGCCGAGATGGGGGGCATCGCGGAGAAAATGCTCGCCGAAGCCATGGATGCGCTCGCCAATTTCGACATAGAGCTCGCCCATCGCGTCGTCGCCACCGATCAGCGCCTCGACGCGCTGCAGCGGGAGATAGAGGAGAACGCCATCCTCACCATCGCGCGGCGCCAGCCGCTCGCCATCGATCTGCGCGAATGCATAGCGGCGATGCGCATCGCCGCCGATCTCGAGCGCGTCGGCGATCTCGCCAAGAGCATCGCCAAGCGCACGGTGAAGATCCTCTCGGAGGCGCGCGTGCCGCGCGCCGTCATCGGCCTCAAGACGATGGCGGAAGTGGCCGCCATGCAATTGAAGGACGTGCTGGACGCCTACGCCCAGCGCGATGTGGAGCGCGCCCGCGCCGTCTGGACCAACGACAGCGAGCTCGACGCTCTCGAAGATTCTGTGTTCCGCGATCTCCTCACCTTCATGATGGAAGACCCGCGCAACATCTCCTTCTGCACGCATCTTCTGTTCTGCTCCAAGAATATCGAGCGCATCGGCGATCACACCACCAATGTCGCCGAGACGATCGTCTATCTCGTCACTGGCGAGGCGATGCCGACCGACCGTCCGAAGGGAAAGTCGTCGGTCGTCGGCGCCAGCGCGGAAACGGATGAGCCCTCGCAATGA
- the pstB gene encoding phosphate ABC transporter ATP-binding protein PstB codes for MTAMPVVEATIPTKVSVRDLDFYYGQTRALKSISLPLYTNKVTAFIGPSGCGKSTLLRILNRMYDLYPRQRAEGEVLLDGENILDPRIDLNLLRSRVGMVFQKPTPFPMSIYDNIAFGIRLYEKLSRSELDGRVEAALRGAALWDEVRDKLNSSGLGLSGGQQQRLCIARTVAIQPDVILFDEPCSALDPISTAKIEELIDELSERYTIAIVTHNMQQAARVSDFTAFMYLGDLVEFGETNNLFTAPQNKKTQDYITGRFG; via the coding sequence ATGACCGCCATGCCGGTTGTCGAAGCCACCATTCCAACCAAGGTCTCGGTTCGCGATCTGGACTTCTATTACGGCCAGACGCGCGCGCTGAAATCGATCTCGCTGCCGCTGTACACCAATAAGGTGACGGCCTTCATCGGCCCGTCCGGCTGCGGCAAATCGACTCTGCTGCGCATATTGAACCGCATGTACGACCTCTATCCGCGGCAGCGCGCCGAGGGCGAGGTGCTGCTCGACGGCGAGAATATTCTGGACCCGCGCATCGACCTCAACCTGCTGCGCTCGCGCGTCGGCATGGTGTTCCAGAAGCCGACGCCCTTCCCCATGTCGATCTACGACAATATCGCCTTCGGCATTCGCCTCTACGAGAAGCTGTCGCGCAGCGAGCTCGACGGCCGCGTCGAGGCGGCGCTGCGTGGCGCGGCGCTGTGGGACGAAGTGCGCGACAAGCTGAATTCGAGCGGCCTCGGCCTCTCGGGCGGCCAGCAGCAGCGCCTGTGCATCGCCCGCACCGTCGCCATTCAGCCGGATGTGATCCTGTTCGACGAGCCCTGCTCGGCGCTGGACCCGATCTCGACGGCGAAGATCGAGGAGCTCATCGACGAATTGTCGGAGCGCTACACGATCGCCATCGTCACCCACAATATGCAGCAGGCGGCCCGCGTCTCCGATTTCACCGCCTTCATGTATCTCGGCGATCTCGTCGAATTCGGCGAGACGAACAATCTGTTCACCGCGCCGCAGAACAAAAAGACGCAGGACTATATCACCGGCCGCTTCGGCTGA
- the pstA gene encoding phosphate ABC transporter permease PstA, with product MSISASRRRTNALATTLCWTGTVFGLAWLVLILGALIYEGARGLTPAVFTEMTPPPGATGGLLNAIAGSLVMTTIGVLLGTPLGMLAGTYMAEYGRYSKLSMVVRFINDILLSAPSIVVGLFVYTVVVARVGHFSGIAGALALAVLVVPVVVRTTEDMLLLVPSPLREAAAALGLPRSHMLLRVAYRAAKSGIITGVLLAIARVSGETAPLLFTSLNNQFWSTDLNAPVSSLPVVIFQFALSPYKDWQQLAWTGALLVTLAVLLLSITARALSSQGKQQ from the coding sequence TTGTCCATCTCCGCCTCCCGCCGCCGCACCAACGCGCTCGCCACGACGCTGTGCTGGACCGGCACGGTCTTCGGCCTCGCCTGGCTGGTGCTGATCCTCGGCGCGCTGATCTATGAGGGCGCGCGCGGCCTCACGCCGGCCGTCTTCACCGAGATGACGCCGCCCCCCGGCGCCACCGGCGGCCTGCTCAACGCCATCGCCGGTTCTCTGGTGATGACGACGATCGGCGTGCTGCTCGGCACGCCGCTCGGAATGCTCGCCGGCACCTATATGGCCGAATATGGCCGCTATTCGAAGCTCAGCATGGTCGTGCGCTTCATCAACGACATTCTGCTCAGTGCGCCGTCCATCGTCGTCGGACTCTTCGTCTATACTGTGGTGGTGGCGCGGGTCGGGCATTTCTCCGGCATAGCCGGCGCCCTGGCGCTCGCCGTGCTGGTGGTGCCCGTCGTGGTGCGCACCACGGAGGACATGCTGCTGCTGGTGCCGAGCCCGCTGCGCGAGGCGGCGGCGGCGCTCGGCCTGCCGCGCTCGCATATGCTGCTGCGCGTCGCCTATCGCGCGGCGAAATCGGGCATCATCACCGGCGTGCTGCTGGCCATAGCGCGCGTCTCCGGCGAGACGGCGCCGCTGCTCTTCACCTCGCTCAACAATCAGTTCTGGAGCACGGACCTCAACGCGCCGGTCTCCAGCCTGCCCGTCGTCATCTTCCAATTCGCGCTCTCGCCCTACAAGGACTGGCAGCAGCTCGCCTGGACCGGCGCTCTGCTCGTCACCCTCGCCGTCCTTCTGCTCTCCATCACCGCGCGTGCGCTCAGCAGCCAGGGAAAACAACAATGA
- the pstC gene encoding phosphate ABC transporter permease subunit PstC yields the protein MEAGFTRQTRDNSVSDLAIVEAPPRAAEVDRGKVLGRMALFDFFFHNLTRAAAVLVLLILGGVIFSLIYGSLPAIQAFGLGFLTTESWNPVTEKFGAVAPIYGTLVTSAIAMVIAVPLGLGIAIFLTELCPHALRRPIGVAIELLAGIPSIIYGIWGLFVLAPFLQQHVQPALISFTGDIPVLSSLFAGPPYGIGMLTAGFILAIMVLPFITSISRDVFDTVPPMLKEAASGIGCTTWEVMRYVVIPYTRVGVIGGVMLGLGRALGETMAVTFVIGNAHKVSSSLLAPGTTISATIANEFTEAVGDLYTSALIELGLILFVITFFVLAAARFMLMRIEQKSGA from the coding sequence CGCCAAACGAGAGACAATAGCGTGTCGGACCTAGCAATCGTAGAAGCGCCGCCCCGCGCCGCCGAAGTCGACCGCGGGAAAGTTCTCGGCCGCATGGCCCTGTTCGACTTCTTCTTCCACAATCTGACCCGCGCCGCGGCGGTGCTCGTCCTGCTCATCCTCGGCGGCGTGATCTTCTCGCTGATCTATGGCTCTCTGCCGGCCATCCAGGCCTTCGGCCTCGGCTTTCTGACGACGGAATCCTGGAATCCGGTCACCGAGAAATTCGGCGCGGTCGCGCCCATCTACGGAACTCTGGTGACCTCGGCCATCGCCATGGTCATCGCCGTGCCGCTCGGGCTCGGCATCGCCATCTTCCTCACCGAGCTCTGCCCCCATGCGCTGCGCCGGCCGATCGGCGTCGCCATAGAGCTGCTCGCCGGCATTCCGTCGATCATCTACGGCATCTGGGGCCTGTTCGTGCTCGCCCCCTTCCTGCAGCAGCATGTGCAGCCGGCGCTGATCTCCTTCACCGGCGACATTCCGGTGCTGTCGAGCCTGTTCGCCGGCCCGCCCTATGGCATCGGCATGCTGACGGCGGGCTTCATCCTCGCCATCATGGTGCTGCCCTTCATCACCTCCATCTCGCGGGACGTGTTCGACACCGTGCCGCCGATGCTGAAGGAGGCGGCCTCGGGCATAGGCTGCACGACCTGGGAAGTCATGCGCTATGTCGTGATCCCCTATACGCGCGTCGGCGTCATCGGCGGCGTGATGCTCGGCCTCGGCCGCGCGCTCGGCGAGACGATGGCCGTCACCTTCGTCATCGGCAACGCGCATAAAGTGTCGAGCTCGCTGCTCGCGCCGGGCACGACGATCTCGGCGACGATCGCCAATGAATTCACCGAGGCGGTCGGCGACCTCTACACCTCCGCGCTGATCGAGCTCGGCCTCATCCTCTTCGTCATCACCTTCTTCGTGCTGGCGGCGGCGCGCTTCATGCTGATGCGCATCGAGCAGAAATCGGGAGCCTGA